One genomic segment of Catalinimonas alkaloidigena includes these proteins:
- a CDS encoding Gfo/Idh/MocA family protein, protein MKKKNSDTLHSSRRKFIKSTGAAAVGSGLALNFISPREAKANINADTLRVGLVGCGGRGTGAANQALKADDNVVITAMADVFPDRMQQSMESLTKAHGNKVQVDQEHQFIGFDAYKKLIASDVDVVLLATPPGFRPDHLTEAVNAGKHVFCEKPMAVDVPGIKKIMDAAKKAKEQNTSLMGGFCWRYHYPKRETFSRILDGSVGDINTVYNTYNTGTLWSKERQADWTEMEYQMRNWLYYNWLSGDHIAEQAVHSLDMMAWALGDEKPISCMGTGGRQVRTDPKFGHVYDHFAIVYEFEGGKKGFHFSRQQFNCANSYAVEVMGDKGKAVVDCIRNVHEINADERWRYRGDANDMYQTEHDELFAAIRKDQAVNDGDYMSQSTMLAIMGRMAAYTGQTITWDEAMNSQEKLGPDTEQYSWNLKYPTPEVAMPGITEFS, encoded by the coding sequence ATGAAAAAGAAGAATAGCGACACTCTTCACAGTTCAAGAAGAAAGTTCATCAAATCCACTGGTGCAGCTGCAGTTGGAAGTGGCCTTGCGCTTAATTTTATCAGCCCCCGTGAAGCTAAGGCAAACATCAATGCAGATACACTAAGAGTTGGCTTGGTTGGTTGTGGGGGACGTGGTACGGGTGCTGCAAATCAGGCACTTAAAGCAGATGATAATGTAGTCATTACAGCGATGGCAGATGTATTTCCTGACAGAATGCAGCAAAGCATGGAAAGCTTGACTAAGGCTCACGGCAATAAAGTTCAGGTTGATCAGGAACATCAGTTTATTGGTTTTGATGCATACAAAAAACTTATCGCCTCTGATGTAGACGTAGTATTACTGGCTACCCCTCCTGGTTTCCGTCCCGATCACCTGACAGAAGCCGTCAATGCCGGTAAACACGTTTTCTGTGAAAAACCAATGGCAGTAGATGTACCTGGTATTAAAAAAATAATGGATGCAGCAAAAAAGGCAAAGGAGCAAAATACTTCTTTGATGGGTGGCTTCTGCTGGCGCTATCATTACCCTAAGAGAGAGACTTTCAGTCGTATCCTTGATGGATCAGTAGGAGACATCAATACAGTATACAATACTTATAATACAGGGACGCTCTGGTCTAAAGAAAGACAAGCTGACTGGACTGAAATGGAGTATCAGATGCGTAACTGGTTATACTATAATTGGCTTTCTGGAGATCATATCGCTGAACAAGCTGTTCATAGTTTAGATATGATGGCCTGGGCATTGGGAGATGAAAAACCAATAAGTTGCATGGGTACTGGTGGCAGGCAGGTAAGAACCGACCCTAAATTTGGTCATGTTTACGATCATTTTGCTATTGTATATGAGTTTGAGGGAGGAAAAAAAGGTTTTCATTTTAGCCGTCAGCAATTTAACTGTGCCAATAGCTATGCTGTTGAAGTGATGGGAGACAAAGGTAAAGCGGTTGTGGATTGTATTCGTAATGTCCATGAAATTAATGCCGATGAGCGTTGGCGTTACCGGGGTGATGCAAATGATATGTATCAGACCGAGCATGATGAACTGTTTGCCGCTATTAGGAAGGATCAAGCTGTAAATGATGGTGATTATATGTCACAGAGCACCATGTTAGCTATTATGGGAAGAATGGCTGCATATACCGGGCAAACAATTACCTGGGATGAAGCTATGAATTCACAGGAAAAACTAGGGCCGGACACAGAGCAATACAGCTGGAATCTTAAGTATCCTACCCCAGAAGTGGCCATGCCAGGCATTACAGAATTTAGTTGA
- a CDS encoding sensor histidine kinase: MIQRFTQWYGTRWLTLWMNYKAEVRKKGIAYYLKLNKKRANIVTSGLAYSKLRVKGGNKLLSYLRSKIDVVSQHENDYMLIKNADQEILQMEGMLGKLQAINEVISTEQPLSEFKIDCVINSILNDLQEQIISRNVFVRIYAENGIKLVSKPKLIRLILENLIENAIKYSNMSNCQSYVEISIHKDNNNFRFIIEDNGIGIRKQSFDKIFNLFYKDVTKAEGAGLGLYIVREALQKLNGSIGLDSEEGCFTKVEVQIPNSDIQKKKAPLYNNTQSISHENIQSV, translated from the coding sequence ATGATACAAAGGTTTACTCAGTGGTACGGTACACGATGGCTTACACTTTGGATGAACTACAAGGCAGAAGTTAGAAAAAAGGGAATAGCATATTATTTAAAGCTGAACAAAAAAAGAGCTAACATCGTAACCTCAGGATTAGCATATAGTAAGCTAAGGGTAAAAGGAGGAAATAAGTTATTAAGCTATTTAAGGTCCAAAATTGATGTTGTGAGTCAACATGAAAATGATTATATGCTAATCAAAAATGCAGATCAGGAAATACTACAGATGGAGGGGATGTTAGGTAAATTGCAAGCAATAAACGAGGTAATTAGTACTGAACAGCCACTATCTGAATTTAAAATTGATTGCGTTATTAATTCCATTCTCAATGACTTGCAGGAGCAGATTATTTCCAGAAATGTTTTTGTGAGAATCTATGCTGAAAACGGTATCAAGCTAGTCTCCAAGCCCAAACTGATTCGCCTGATCTTGGAAAATTTGATTGAAAATGCCATTAAGTATAGCAATATGAGCAATTGCCAGTCTTATGTAGAGATTAGCATCCATAAGGATAACAACAATTTCAGATTTATTATTGAGGATAATGGAATCGGTATAAGAAAGCAATCATTTGACAAAATTTTTAATCTATTTTATAAAGATGTTACGAAGGCTGAGGGAGCAGGCTTAGGCTTATATATTGTTAGGGAGGCTTTACAAAAACTTAATGGTAGCATTGGCCTTGATAGTGAGGAGGGGTGCTTTACCAAAGTTGAAGTGCAAATACCAAATTCAGATATTCAAAAGAAGAAAGCACCACTATATAATAACACCCAATCCATATCTCATGAAAATATTCAGAGTGTATAA
- the gldG gene encoding gliding motility-associated ABC transporter substrate-binding protein GldG → MQTVKKQQSNKIVPDRKAMWKDLSKLGIGLAILIAINVVAQQYFFRLDLTEEKRYSITAATKSLLKELEDKVEVIIYLDGEVNAGFQRLERSVEETLEEFNVYAGDELRVRYVDPLTTVAKEEQQAFFARLADFGIEPTYVYDEEDGQRRQKLIVPGAIINYQGKQAGVMLLNGDRAAGSEEALNQSIENVEYELAKGIRKLMGTQKKKVGLLKGHGELEGVDIAGLLNVLTEYYDVSEINLPEVTSIPDVDVVMINKPSDHFDKDAQYKIDQYIMSGGKVMFFIDPLRIEMDSIGENGSIAFPYDLNLDDQLFRYGVRINKTLVQDIKSGVYPFVVGEVGGQPQIVSLPWPFFPIVNKYGEHPVVKNMDANFLRFTSEIDTVATAGVKKTPLIFTSQYSKVLQTPMIVDLNQLRQAPQPENFTSGSQVIAYLLEGSFTSLFKNRILPDIANQSSYKDESVPTKLVVVADGDLIRNDINRSNGNPLPLGYDPITERTYANKDFVVNTLSYLTDESGLINARKKEIQIRPLDQVKVQQSALFYQILNLVGPILLIIIFGLFKAYLRKRKYSRY, encoded by the coding sequence ATGCAAACAGTTAAAAAACAGCAATCCAATAAAATAGTGCCTGACAGAAAAGCTATGTGGAAAGACCTTTCTAAGTTAGGCATTGGTCTTGCAATATTGATCGCTATTAATGTAGTAGCACAGCAATATTTTTTTCGTCTGGATCTAACTGAAGAAAAACGTTATAGCATAACAGCAGCTACTAAAAGCTTACTAAAAGAACTAGAGGATAAGGTAGAAGTCATTATCTATCTTGATGGAGAAGTAAACGCAGGCTTCCAACGTTTGGAAAGAAGTGTGGAAGAAACGCTAGAAGAGTTTAATGTATATGCAGGAGATGAGTTGCGTGTTCGTTATGTTGACCCTTTGACAACCGTTGCCAAAGAAGAGCAGCAGGCATTTTTTGCCAGACTTGCTGACTTTGGTATAGAACCTACCTATGTATATGATGAAGAAGATGGACAAAGGAGGCAGAAGCTGATAGTTCCCGGAGCTATCATAAATTATCAGGGAAAGCAGGCGGGAGTGATGCTACTGAATGGAGACCGTGCAGCCGGTTCTGAGGAAGCTCTTAACCAATCCATTGAAAATGTGGAATACGAACTTGCGAAAGGTATCCGTAAGCTTATGGGTACCCAAAAGAAAAAAGTAGGTTTACTGAAAGGTCATGGAGAACTGGAAGGTGTGGATATTGCTGGCTTACTCAATGTGCTCACTGAATATTATGATGTATCGGAGATCAACCTCCCTGAAGTGACCTCAATTCCTGATGTAGATGTGGTGATGATTAACAAACCCTCTGACCACTTTGACAAGGATGCTCAGTACAAAATAGATCAATACATCATGAGCGGTGGTAAAGTGATGTTCTTTATTGATCCTCTACGTATTGAAATGGATAGCATAGGTGAAAATGGATCCATCGCATTTCCTTATGACCTGAACCTTGACGACCAATTGTTTCGCTATGGAGTTCGCATCAATAAAACCTTGGTGCAGGATATCAAGTCAGGTGTATATCCGTTTGTTGTGGGAGAAGTTGGGGGACAACCTCAGATAGTCTCCTTACCCTGGCCTTTTTTCCCAATCGTTAATAAATACGGGGAACATCCGGTAGTAAAAAATATGGATGCCAATTTCCTGCGTTTCACCAGTGAGATAGATACTGTAGCTACAGCGGGAGTGAAGAAAACACCATTAATTTTCACTTCTCAATACTCAAAGGTCTTGCAGACACCCATGATTGTGGATTTAAATCAGTTGAGGCAGGCCCCTCAGCCTGAAAATTTTACGTCAGGTTCCCAAGTCATAGCTTACCTGTTGGAAGGTAGTTTTACTTCATTATTCAAAAATCGTATTCTTCCGGATATTGCTAATCAAAGCAGCTATAAAGATGAGAGCGTCCCTACCAAACTTGTTGTTGTGGCTGATGGAGATTTGATAAGAAATGATATCAACCGAAGCAATGGCAATCCTCTACCCCTTGGCTATGATCCCATAACTGAGAGGACTTATGCCAATAAAGACTTTGTGGTGAATACCTTATCGTATCTGACAGATGAGAGTGGGTTGATCAATGCAAGAAAAAAAGAAATTCAGATACGTCCGCTTGATCAGGTAAAAGTACAACAAAGTGCACTTTTTTATCAAATACTAAATCTGGTTGGTCCTATCCTTTTGATAATTATTTTTGGGCTTTTTAAAGCTTATTTAAGAAAGAGAAAGTACAGTAGATATTAA
- the lhgO gene encoding L-2-hydroxyglutarate oxidase, with product MKYDIVVIGGGIVGLATALKIKEQKPAIKLALIDKEKKIATHQTGHNSGVIHSGIYYKPGSLKANNCIRGYQMLLEFCDNNDIPYELCGKVIVATNQNEVPQLDKIYERGGQNGLKNLKRISEAELKEHEPHVNGIDGIFVPQTGIIDYKSVAETYAKLIEDYDGKIYSGQKVVDIISQAGETHVVTDQSTFQTRLVVNCAGLYSDKIASLTSQKLNLKIIPFRGEYYEIKAERQYLVKNLIYPVPDPNFPFLGVHFTRMIQGGVEAGPNAVLAFQREGYTKSDINLKELAETLSWPGFQKVAMKYWKTGVGEMYRSFSKSAFTKALQKLIPEIQEDDLLAAEAGVRAQACDRKGGLIDDFLILEENEAINVCNAPSPAATSSLSIGQTVSELALKRFGS from the coding sequence TTGAAATACGACATTGTTGTGATCGGTGGAGGGATAGTAGGCCTTGCCACAGCTTTAAAGATAAAAGAACAAAAGCCTGCAATAAAACTGGCACTTATAGACAAAGAAAAAAAAATTGCTACACATCAGACCGGGCATAATAGTGGTGTGATACATTCCGGCATTTACTACAAACCAGGTAGCCTCAAAGCCAATAATTGTATTCGCGGTTATCAGATGCTGCTTGAGTTCTGCGATAATAACGATATCCCTTATGAATTATGTGGTAAGGTGATTGTAGCTACCAACCAGAATGAAGTACCTCAGCTGGATAAAATTTATGAAAGGGGGGGGCAAAATGGACTCAAAAACCTCAAGAGAATTTCTGAGGCTGAGCTCAAAGAACATGAGCCTCATGTCAATGGAATTGATGGAATATTTGTACCTCAGACAGGAATTATAGATTACAAATCTGTCGCTGAAACCTACGCAAAATTGATTGAGGACTATGACGGTAAAATTTACTCCGGACAGAAAGTAGTAGACATTATTAGCCAGGCAGGTGAGACACATGTTGTTACCGATCAAAGTACATTTCAAACACGTCTGGTTGTGAATTGCGCGGGACTCTATTCTGATAAAATCGCGAGTTTAACTTCTCAGAAGCTGAACCTTAAGATCATTCCATTCAGAGGTGAGTATTATGAAATCAAAGCTGAAAGACAGTACCTTGTAAAAAATCTGATTTACCCAGTCCCTGACCCTAATTTTCCTTTTTTGGGGGTACATTTCACAAGAATGATTCAGGGTGGTGTGGAGGCAGGTCCCAATGCGGTACTTGCATTTCAGCGTGAAGGTTACACCAAATCAGATATCAACCTTAAAGAGTTGGCCGAGACACTCAGTTGGCCCGGCTTTCAGAAAGTTGCTATGAAATACTGGAAAACAGGTGTTGGAGAAATGTACAGGTCTTTTTCAAAAAGTGCATTCACCAAAGCACTGCAAAAACTTATTCCCGAAATCCAGGAGGATGATTTGCTAGCAGCAGAGGCTGGGGTGCGTGCGCAAGCCTGCGACCGTAAAGGAGGTCTTATAGACGATTTTCTTATTCTGGAAGAGAATGAAGCCATAAATGTATGCAACGCACCATCACCTGCTGCAACTTCCTCACTTTCCATTGGTCAAACTGTATCGGAGCTCGCCTTAAAAAGGTTTGGAAGCTGA
- the gldA gene encoding gliding motility-associated ABC transporter ATP-binding subunit GldA translates to MSLKVNQLTKVFGKQVAVNAISFEAKAGEILGFLGPNGAGKTTTMKIATAYLPPTSGSVSVCDLDVVESSLAVRKHIGYLPEHNPLYLDMYVCEYLQFIGSMYRLSGKTLRERVGEMINLCGLELEQNKLIGSLSKGYRQRVGLAQALIHDPQVLILDEPTTGLDPNQLSEIRRLIKDISAQKTVIFSTHIMQEVQALCDRVVIINRGNIVIDSDIKDLQSKETVSVSQQQIVSLEFAIPPDVKLLNQIPGVTGIETLDTNAFLLKGESGFEDLRPHIFQFACNHQLVLLEMKQHKNEEVSVYGNSLEEIFRNLTLN, encoded by the coding sequence ATGTCTTTGAAGGTAAATCAACTCACAAAAGTTTTTGGAAAACAGGTAGCAGTAAATGCGATCTCATTTGAGGCTAAGGCGGGAGAAATTCTAGGTTTTCTTGGCCCAAATGGAGCGGGTAAAACGACTACCATGAAGATTGCCACTGCTTATTTGCCCCCCACCAGTGGAAGTGTTTCTGTATGTGATCTTGATGTTGTAGAATCGTCTCTGGCAGTAAGAAAACATATTGGCTATTTGCCTGAACACAACCCCTTGTACCTGGATATGTACGTTTGTGAATATCTTCAGTTCATTGGCAGTATGTACCGCTTGTCGGGTAAAACACTTCGTGAGAGAGTAGGGGAGATGATTAACTTGTGTGGATTAGAATTGGAACAAAACAAATTAATAGGCTCTTTGTCCAAAGGTTATCGTCAACGCGTGGGACTGGCCCAGGCATTGATTCATGACCCCCAGGTCTTAATCCTAGATGAGCCTACTACAGGTCTGGACCCTAACCAACTATCTGAAATCAGACGTTTGATCAAAGACATCAGCGCACAAAAAACGGTCATTTTTTCCACTCATATCATGCAAGAAGTGCAGGCTCTTTGTGACAGGGTAGTGATCATCAATCGGGGAAATATTGTGATTGATAGTGATATTAAAGACCTGCAGTCTAAAGAGACTGTTTCAGTGAGTCAGCAACAAATTGTTAGTCTGGAGTTTGCTATCCCACCCGATGTAAAATTGTTAAATCAAATTCCGGGTGTCACAGGTATTGAGACTTTGGATACCAACGCTTTTTTACTGAAAGGTGAGTCAGGTTTTGAAGACTTACGACCTCATATATTTCAGTTTGCCTGCAATCACCAACTTGTTCTGCTGGAAATGAAGCAGCATAAAAATGAAGAGGTCAGTGTGTATGGTAATTCTCTGGAGGAAATATTCCGCAACTTAACCTTAAATTAG
- the moeB gene encoding molybdopterin-synthase adenylyltransferase MoeB produces the protein MFSKEELERYSRHLIIPDFNIEGQKKLKNARVLVVGCGGLGAPLLSYLVAAGVGTIGIVDDDVVDHTNLQRQVLFTEEDLGKSKVEVAANRLSIQNPFVDIIKYNVKLTSENALDIIKSYDVVADGTDNFPTRYLVNDACVLLNKVNVYASIYRFEGQLSVFNFTDQEKNLGPNYRDLFPTPPPPDAVPSCAEGGVLGVLPGIMGSLQANEVIKVITGIGAPLSAKLFILDTLSFETTTLKFKRNPKNPLNGEHPSQKGLIDYYKFCGLNRSQDFSTKDISVSDLYQWMQKEVDFQLIDVRKPYEYEIANIGGQLIPLDQIEKYINQIDKGKKVVIHCRTGKRSAQAIKLLHEKYGFKNLLNLKGGILAWADTIDLSMAKY, from the coding sequence ATGTTTTCTAAAGAAGAGCTAGAACGATACAGTAGACACTTAATTATTCCTGATTTCAATATAGAGGGGCAGAAAAAACTAAAAAACGCCCGTGTATTGGTGGTTGGCTGTGGAGGCTTGGGAGCACCTCTCCTTTCCTATTTAGTAGCTGCAGGTGTAGGGACTATAGGCATTGTAGACGATGATGTTGTGGACCATACTAATTTACAACGTCAGGTACTTTTTACGGAGGAAGATTTGGGTAAATCCAAAGTTGAAGTGGCGGCTAACAGACTCTCTATTCAGAACCCATTTGTAGATATCATCAAGTACAATGTGAAACTAACTTCTGAAAATGCGCTGGACATCATCAAGTCCTATGATGTAGTAGCTGATGGTACTGATAATTTCCCGACACGTTATCTCGTAAATGATGCCTGTGTCTTATTAAATAAAGTAAATGTTTACGCCTCTATTTATCGTTTTGAAGGACAATTATCAGTTTTCAACTTTACTGACCAAGAAAAAAATTTAGGGCCAAATTATCGAGACTTGTTTCCAACGCCTCCACCACCTGATGCAGTACCAAGTTGTGCTGAAGGGGGCGTGCTAGGCGTTTTACCTGGGATCATGGGAAGTTTACAGGCCAATGAGGTTATTAAAGTCATCACAGGCATAGGAGCGCCATTGTCAGCAAAACTCTTCATTCTGGATACCCTTAGTTTTGAAACTACGACCTTAAAATTCAAACGAAATCCGAAAAACCCTCTAAATGGCGAGCATCCATCCCAGAAGGGACTCATTGATTATTACAAATTTTGTGGTTTAAACCGTTCGCAGGATTTTTCTACTAAAGATATCAGTGTCAGTGATCTATACCAATGGATGCAGAAGGAAGTAGATTTTCAGCTTATTGACGTCCGTAAACCCTATGAATATGAGATTGCCAATATTGGGGGCCAGCTAATACCTTTGGATCAAATTGAAAAATATATCAACCAAATTGACAAAGGTAAAAAGGTTGTAATTCATTGTCGTACGGGAAAAAGAAGTGCACAGGCCATCAAATTACTTCATGAAAAATATGGTTTTAAAAATCTCCTGAATCTCAAGGGCGGCATTTTAGCTTGGGCTGATACAATTGACCTTTCAATGGCTAAGTATTAG
- a CDS encoding RNA-binding domain-containing protein, translating to MNKLERLIYKGENEKVDFKQTISDPYKIAKTISSFANTKGGKILVGVRDDKTIMGIDPEEEKYVLDTAADFYCSPPIRLSYEEFEDEEEEKTVLIVSIKESKQKPHQVRDENHQHLVYIRQRDKSIPASKQMITLMQKGSLPASPSAIHILKGAGFNEKKLLDFLQKHEKITEKQFMQIVNISKRRAHRLLTELTIKGAIRMHDHEKENYYTL from the coding sequence ATGAATAAACTCGAAAGACTGATTTACAAAGGAGAGAACGAAAAAGTAGATTTCAAACAAACCATTTCTGATCCTTATAAAATTGCGAAAACAATAAGTTCGTTTGCGAATACTAAAGGTGGAAAAATACTGGTTGGGGTAAGAGATGACAAGACTATTATGGGTATTGATCCTGAAGAAGAAAAATATGTGTTGGATACTGCTGCTGACTTCTATTGCTCACCTCCTATCAGACTCTCATACGAAGAGTTTGAAGACGAAGAAGAAGAGAAAACTGTATTGATAGTCAGTATCAAAGAAAGTAAACAGAAGCCTCATCAGGTAAGGGATGAAAACCATCAACATCTGGTATACATCAGACAAAGAGATAAAAGTATTCCGGCCAGTAAACAAATGATTACACTCATGCAAAAGGGTAGTCTTCCTGCTTCACCTTCTGCTATTCATATATTAAAAGGGGCAGGCTTTAATGAAAAAAAACTCCTGGATTTTCTTCAAAAACATGAAAAAATTACTGAAAAACAGTTCATGCAAATCGTCAATATCTCAAAGAGAAGGGCCCACCGTTTACTTACCGAACTTACAATAAAAGGAGCAATCAGAATGCATGATCACGAAAAAGAAAATTATTATACACTCTGA
- a CDS encoding sugar phosphate isomerase/epimerase family protein — MRRRDFVKLSSAAAIGSSIPFYSKATSSAVVPKLKIKKSLKYSMVDVKMPIVDQFKMLRDIGFDGVEMDSPSELKVDDVLKAKEQSGLEIPGVINSMHWKAPLSDPDPEVRAKCRKATETALKDCKAYGGTTVLLVPGVVNQQVSYRDAYQRSQEEIKKIIPVAEETGVKIAFENVWNNFLLSPLEAARYVDEFDSDMVGWYFDVGNIVRYGWPEHWIEALGNRILKLDIKEYSRTKQQNEGIWKGFDVELLKGDCNWPEVNKALEKIGYEGWASAEVKGGGRERLSSISKNMDAIFGLA; from the coding sequence ATGAGACGAAGAGATTTTGTGAAATTGAGTAGTGCTGCTGCAATTGGCAGTAGCATTCCTTTTTATAGTAAGGCAACATCATCAGCTGTAGTTCCTAAACTAAAAATCAAGAAGAGTTTAAAGTACAGCATGGTAGATGTAAAAATGCCTATTGTGGATCAGTTTAAAATGCTACGTGACATTGGTTTTGATGGAGTTGAAATGGACTCCCCCAGTGAACTGAAGGTTGATGATGTACTCAAGGCAAAAGAGCAATCAGGTTTGGAGATACCAGGCGTAATAAATTCTATGCACTGGAAAGCGCCTCTCTCTGATCCGGATCCCGAAGTTAGAGCAAAATGTCGTAAAGCAACCGAAACTGCTTTGAAAGATTGCAAAGCCTACGGTGGTACTACTGTTTTGCTAGTGCCAGGTGTAGTTAATCAGCAGGTAAGTTATCGGGATGCCTATCAACGTTCTCAGGAAGAAATAAAGAAAATTATTCCTGTAGCTGAAGAAACGGGTGTTAAGATAGCCTTTGAAAATGTCTGGAATAACTTTTTACTTAGTCCCTTAGAGGCAGCCCGATATGTTGATGAGTTTGATAGTGATATGGTAGGCTGGTATTTTGACGTGGGTAATATCGTACGTTACGGCTGGCCAGAACATTGGATAGAAGCGCTGGGAAACCGAATATTAAAACTGGATATAAAAGAATATAGCAGAACCAAACAACAAAATGAGGGTATTTGGAAGGGCTTTGATGTAGAATTGTTGAAGGGCGATTGTAACTGGCCTGAAGTTAATAAGGCTTTAGAGAAAATTGGTTATGAAGGTTGGGCTTCAGCAGAAGTTAAAGGAGGTGGCCGTGAAAGATTATCAAGTATCTCTAAAAATATGGATGCTATCTTTGGCTTAGCTTAG
- the gldF gene encoding gliding motility-associated ABC transporter permease subunit GldF gives MWQLFVKEVNSYLNSLIAYIVIAVFLTGTGLLMWVFPETSILQYGYADMYTLFSLSPYVFMFLIPAITMRSFAEEKKAGTMELLLTQPISDIQLIMGKLFASWLIVVFALIPTLIYYFSVYQLGSPVGNVDSAGIVGSYIGLILLGGVFTSIGILASSITENQVIAFILAVFFCFLLFSGLSSLASLDIWGEANFVISQLGILYHYDAMSRGLIDSRNLIYFLSVMILMILLTQLILGSRKW, from the coding sequence ATGTGGCAATTGTTCGTAAAAGAAGTCAATTCCTATCTTAACTCGCTCATCGCTTATATCGTAATCGCTGTTTTTCTCACTGGTACAGGTTTACTGATGTGGGTGTTTCCGGAAACCAGCATTTTGCAGTACGGTTATGCTGATATGTATACTTTATTTTCCTTAAGTCCCTACGTATTTATGTTTCTCATACCTGCGATAACCATGCGAAGCTTTGCGGAAGAGAAAAAAGCCGGCACTATGGAATTGTTGTTAACACAGCCTATCTCAGACATACAACTTATCATGGGGAAGCTCTTTGCTTCCTGGCTTATTGTGGTTTTTGCGCTTATCCCAACTTTGATTTACTACTTTTCAGTGTATCAGCTGGGAAGTCCGGTAGGTAATGTAGATTCAGCAGGTATTGTAGGTTCGTACATTGGATTAATATTATTAGGGGGTGTTTTTACTTCCATCGGAATTTTAGCATCTTCAATCACTGAAAATCAAGTCATTGCATTTATCCTGGCTGTGTTTTTCTGTTTTTTATTATTTAGTGGACTTAGTTCACTGGCTTCATTAGACATCTGGGGAGAAGCAAATTTTGTAATTAGTCAGTTGGGAATTCTTTATCATTATGATGCTATGAGCCGTGGTCTGATTGATTCACGGAATCTGATTTATTTTCTTTCAGTGATGATTCTGATGATTTTGTTGACGCAGTTGATATTAGGAAGCAGAAAGTGGTAA